A single region of the Parasphingorhabdus litoris DSM 22379 genome encodes:
- a CDS encoding spinster family MFS transporter: protein MAGLDTTAGTRISTSSRYPNYVLGVLFIVTMLNFLDRQIISILAEPVKRDLGLSDTQIGLMTGLSFAIFYTTLAIPVAALADKWNRSRIIAIAIAIWSAMTVACGLAANFVQLFLARVGVGIGEAGSAPASHSLIADLFPPERRAGALGILGMSVPIGAFIAYAGGGWVAENFSWRVAFLIAGLPGIIIAVIIWFTVPDPRGNVSLAAAFKPDPNRTSLKEALIELSSKPAYWHLVAAGVLVQFVSYGLASFYGGLFVRVHGIGYGELGWKLGVMVGLSGGFGAWLGGRAGDYFGKLRPTLPLLVAAMVMVVATPGMIWAIYGPSANMAVILLAIPTFAATFYYGPNFAALQKLASDETRAMAVAIYLLIAGIIGLGVGPVFVGMLSDMFVSELGEAAALQRALAILAFFNIWAGFHFWRATRSMPH, encoded by the coding sequence ATGGCTGGCCTTGATACTACCGCAGGAACTCGCATATCGACATCCAGTCGCTATCCAAACTATGTTCTGGGTGTATTGTTCATCGTAACGATGCTCAACTTTCTCGATCGTCAGATCATTTCCATTTTGGCAGAACCTGTGAAACGCGATTTGGGCCTAAGCGACACCCAAATTGGCTTAATGACCGGGCTATCTTTCGCCATTTTCTACACCACTCTAGCCATACCGGTCGCCGCATTGGCCGACAAGTGGAACCGCAGCCGGATCATCGCCATTGCCATCGCCATCTGGTCTGCCATGACTGTCGCATGCGGCCTCGCTGCAAATTTTGTCCAACTGTTTCTAGCCCGTGTGGGTGTCGGCATCGGTGAGGCAGGTTCTGCGCCAGCGTCTCATTCGCTGATCGCCGATCTGTTTCCGCCGGAACGCCGCGCTGGAGCACTAGGCATATTGGGTATGTCAGTGCCGATCGGTGCATTTATTGCCTATGCCGGCGGAGGTTGGGTGGCCGAAAATTTCAGCTGGCGCGTCGCTTTCTTGATAGCCGGACTGCCGGGGATCATCATAGCTGTAATCATCTGGTTCACGGTTCCCGATCCGCGCGGGAATGTATCTTTAGCGGCTGCTTTTAAGCCTGACCCGAACAGAACCAGCCTGAAAGAAGCATTGATCGAATTGTCGTCCAAGCCGGCTTATTGGCATTTGGTTGCCGCTGGCGTGCTGGTGCAATTTGTTTCCTATGGCCTGGCAAGCTTTTACGGCGGCCTGTTCGTTCGGGTGCATGGCATTGGCTATGGCGAACTGGGTTGGAAACTCGGTGTCATGGTCGGTCTTTCGGGCGGGTTCGGTGCATGGCTGGGGGGCCGGGCCGGTGATTATTTTGGCAAGTTGCGCCCGACGCTGCCGCTGCTGGTGGCTGCTATGGTCATGGTGGTTGCCACTCCCGGCATGATCTGGGCGATATATGGACCAAGCGCCAATATGGCGGTGATATTATTAGCCATCCCGACATTCGCAGCGACCTTTTACTACGGGCCCAATTTCGCAGCGTTGCAAAAGCTGGCCAGCGACGAAACCCGCGCTATGGCCGTCGCGATTTATCTGCTTATCGCTGGCATTATTGGTTTGGGCGTTGGCCCGGTATTTGTCGGTATGTTGTCGGACATGTTTGTCAGCGAACTCGGCGAGGCAGCGGCCTTGCAACGTGCCCTTGCGATTCTGGCGTTTTTCAATATCTGGGCCGGCTTTCATTTCTGGCGCGCAACCCGTTCCATGCCACACTGA